One region of Eupeodes corollae chromosome 1, idEupCoro1.1, whole genome shotgun sequence genomic DNA includes:
- the LOC129948908 gene encoding uncharacterized protein LOC129948908, with the protein MDESNPVATPMDINIKLSKEMSPKSSEEEKEMAKIPYQQAIGSLLFAAQCTRPDICFTVNKLSKFNNCPGREHWTAVKRLFRYLKGTKSAKLKCSRNGNPEFQIYSDSDWASDCDERRSVTGYVCILQGGAVSWATKHQPTVALSTTEAEYMALSASTQEAMWIRGLESELNHNFNNSVMNIYCDNKSAVHLASTSKFLSRSKRIEKKNMNIISFIGIGTESMVADYFTKPVSTEKHNFCSNNMGLRLR; encoded by the coding sequence ATGGATGAGTCAAATCCTGTAGCAACCCCTATGGATATCAacataaaactgtcaaaagagATGTCACCTAAATcttcagaagaagaaaaagaaatggctAAGATTCCTTATCAGCAAGCAATTGGAAGCTTATTATTCGCAGCACAGTGCACTCGACCGGATATTTGCTTTACAGTGAACAAATTAAGCAAATTCAACAACTGTCCTGGCAGAGAACATTGGACTGCTGTCAAGAGACTCTTTAGATATCTGAAAGGGACAAAATCGGCCAAACTGAAATGTTCAAGAAATGGAAATCctgaatttcaaatatattctgATTCAGATTGGGCAAGCGATTGTGacgaaagaagatctgtcacaGGATACGTATGTATCTTACAGGGAGGTGCCGTGTCTTGGGCGACAAAACATCAGCCAACTGTTGCATTATCCACAACAGAAGCCGAATATATGGCACTTTCGGCCTCAACTCAAGAAGCAATGTGGATTCGTGGCCTCGAGTCTGAACTGAACCATAATTTTAACAACTCGGTCATGAATATATATTGCGACAACAAAAGTGCAGTTCATCTGGCGTCGACAAGCAAGTTCTTATCAAGATCCAAACGCATTGAGAAGAAGAACATGAACATTATCTCTTTCATTGGAATTGGAACTGAATCAATGGTTGCAGATTATTTTACTAAGCCAGTTTCTAccgaaaaacataatttctgtTCTAATAACATGGGTTTACGTTTGAGGTAA